One segment of Paenibacillus sp. FSL R7-0337 DNA contains the following:
- a CDS encoding PAS domain-containing sensor histidine kinase produces the protein MLGQHTETSSPFEQAFKTGTAGVAFLSMAEEWMKVNPAVTLLLGYSEEQLLGHSFTAFWDEDSLHIHSYRMGSLRSGAAPFFEAEIKLRHADGSAVPVLLHVARVSEPSTGEGLYYIVHLAGRPLAAPAEALPGTPERLYQLIAGNIRDIVYYTAPGSVCRYCSPSVEEVLGYRPEELIGQDNSRLVHSEDLALISAQQMADSPDVQLRILHANGQYIWIEFSLRTVEDGGERGVLAVGRDVTRRKIVEQKLQESVERYTSLKKYNHDAIISLDLKGHIINGNEQAVRLTGYTIAEMVGLSVSRIIGERQLQNVIGPRWQSGSAGQDINLIWHKDGHSVEVLTTLAPIIINQSTVGFYIIVKDITEQKQLMIAKETAENTNRAKSEFLAMMSHEIRTPMNGVIGMTDLLLESSEPGSQQREFLEIIRQSGESLLNIINDILDLSKIEAGKISLQDEPFILRHCMDSALELLQLKAERKGLTLSVESGPDVPQRLIGDGERLKQILLNLAGNAVKFTCTGGVKVGVKRIADGPAGVTLQFTVADTGSGIPEEARSRLFEPFYQLEHFRGRQGEGTGLGLAISKQLAERMGGGIYLDTAAEQGATFVFTVVLRTEAQALPADGTEGNVPEPQSAGRSLHILVAEDNVINQIVLRKILEKRGFAVDVAEDGRQAVDMAVRHGYDLIFMDVQMPGMNGLEATAAIRAEQRADQQPVIVAVTANALKGDRELCLEAGMDEYISKPLRSDSIDKVIGKFFAEQE, from the coding sequence ATGCTAGGGCAGCATACGGAGACGTCTTCTCCATTTGAACAGGCATTTAAGACAGGAACTGCCGGAGTAGCCTTTCTCTCCATGGCTGAAGAATGGATGAAAGTGAATCCGGCGGTAACCCTCTTACTGGGATATTCCGAAGAACAGTTGCTGGGACACAGCTTCACAGCGTTCTGGGATGAAGATAGCTTGCACATACATAGTTACAGGATGGGGAGCCTTAGGAGCGGAGCAGCCCCTTTTTTTGAAGCCGAAATCAAGCTGCGCCATGCGGACGGCTCTGCCGTTCCGGTGCTGCTGCATGTGGCGAGGGTAAGCGAACCTTCGACGGGAGAAGGGCTGTATTATATTGTTCACTTGGCCGGAAGGCCGCTTGCGGCACCGGCGGAGGCACTCCCCGGGACACCTGAGCGGCTGTACCAGCTGATTGCCGGCAACATCAGGGACATTGTCTACTATACGGCGCCGGGTTCAGTCTGTCGCTATTGCTCCCCTTCAGTAGAAGAGGTGCTCGGGTATAGACCGGAGGAGCTGATCGGCCAGGACAACAGCAGACTGGTTCACTCTGAGGATCTGGCCTTAATCAGTGCGCAGCAGATGGCTGACTCGCCTGATGTCCAGCTGCGGATCTTACATGCGAACGGCCAATATATCTGGATTGAGTTCTCCCTGAGAACGGTGGAAGATGGCGGGGAGCGCGGGGTGCTGGCTGTCGGCCGCGATGTGACCCGGCGCAAGATTGTGGAGCAGAAGCTTCAGGAGTCGGTCGAGCGGTATACCTCGCTGAAGAAATATAATCATGACGCGATCATATCGCTGGACCTGAAAGGCCATATTATTAACGGGAATGAACAGGCGGTACGGCTGACAGGGTATACGATCGCTGAGATGGTGGGCTTGAGTGTCAGCCGGATAATAGGCGAGCGCCAGTTGCAGAATGTAATCGGTCCCCGCTGGCAGAGCGGCTCCGCGGGACAGGATATCAACCTGATCTGGCATAAGGACGGGCATTCTGTGGAGGTTCTGACCACCCTTGCACCGATTATTATCAACCAGTCTACCGTAGGCTTTTATATTATCGTCAAGGATATTACCGAGCAGAAGCAGCTGATGATTGCCAAGGAGACCGCAGAGAATACGAACCGCGCCAAAAGTGAGTTCCTGGCCATGATGAGCCACGAAATCCGTACCCCGATGAACGGGGTGATCGGGATGACCGACCTGCTGCTGGAGAGCAGTGAGCCAGGTTCGCAGCAGCGGGAGTTCCTGGAAATTATCCGCCAGAGCGGCGAATCCCTGCTCAATATCATCAACGACATTCTCGATCTGTCCAAGATTGAGGCAGGCAAAATCTCACTCCAAGATGAGCCGTTCATTCTCCGGCACTGTATGGATTCCGCGCTGGAGCTGCTTCAGCTCAAGGCGGAGCGCAAAGGGCTGACCCTTAGCGTGGAGAGCGGGCCGGATGTGCCGCAGCGGCTGATCGGGGACGGGGAGCGGCTGAAGCAGATCCTGCTCAATCTGGCCGGCAATGCTGTGAAGTTCACCTGTACCGGCGGGGTAAAGGTAGGCGTAAAGCGCATTGCCGATGGCCCGGCAGGAGTAACGCTCCAGTTCACCGTGGCGGATACGGGAAGCGGCATTCCTGAGGAGGCCCGCAGCCGCTTGTTCGAGCCGTTCTATCAGCTGGAGCATTTCAGGGGCCGCCAGGGAGAAGGCACCGGTCTGGGGCTGGCAATCAGCAAGCAATTGGCCGAGCGGATGGGCGGAGGGATCTATCTGGATACAGCGGCCGAGCAAGGGGCGACCTTTGTGTTCACCGTGGTCCTCCGGACAGAAGCGCAGGCACTTCCGGCTGACGGGACGGAGGGGAACGTGCCGGAGCCACAATCAGCAGGCCGGTCCCTGCATATTCTGGTAGCCGAGGACAATGTGATCAATCAGATCGTCCTGCGCAAAATCCTGGAGAAGCGCGGCTTCGCTGTCGATGTGGCCGAGGACGGGCGGCAGGCAGTCGATATGGCGGTCCGGCACGGCTATGATCTGATCTTCATGGATGTGCAGATGCCCGGGATGAACGGCTTGGAGGCTACAGCTGCCATCAGGGCAGAGCAGCGGGCAGACCAGCAGCCGGTCATTGTTGCAGTGACGGCCAACGCGCTTAAGGGCGACCGGGAGCTATGCCTCGAAGCAGGGATGGACGAATATATCAGCAAGCCGCTGAGAAGCGACAGCATTGACAAAGTAATCGGGAAATTTTTTGCGGAACAGGAATAA
- a CDS encoding response regulator: MEEGKWTVLYVEDNQLNMALVHHIFKRNLPSVLLLKAETAEIGLQIAREALPDLIILDIGLPGLNGYEALEILQQDQATCHIPVLATSAFAQNSDIEKARKKGFAEYITKPFQVKAFTETVKRLLYGEDLQKI, translated from the coding sequence ATGGAGGAAGGCAAGTGGACGGTACTATATGTGGAAGATAATCAGCTCAATATGGCCTTAGTACACCATATTTTCAAAAGAAATCTGCCCTCTGTATTGCTGCTGAAGGCTGAAACGGCAGAGATTGGACTGCAAATAGCCCGGGAAGCTCTGCCGGATCTGATCATCCTGGACATCGGGCTTCCCGGACTTAACGGATATGAAGCTCTGGAAATACTGCAGCAGGATCAGGCAACTTGTCATATTCCGGTGCTGGCGACCAGTGCGTTTGCACAAAACTCGGATATTGAAAAGGCCCGGAAGAAGGGCTTTGCCGAATATATCACCAAGCCCTTTCAGGTTAAAGCGTTCACCGAAACCGTGAAAAGGCTGCTCTACGGAGAAGACCTGCAGAAAATTTAG
- a CDS encoding Na-translocating system protein MpsC family protein yields the protein MSITELTSQLSSFTGRLLRERFGKGPESIHASIGEQCIALHIRNFIGPVERFLLNKEEEQAFRYTRELLMKSLLPELAAYLKESMAVEVGELFYDWGIHNASGMIVALIKNDDVPIDDYAGREEVHIQINEVTRKVQKEPVYTDSWWLGPRILIIKREGIMIPLEKELIGLGYENTLKTTKRKMEKRYLDDTTTIAQMLGKELADIYVDWDFDKDTSVIAYTFH from the coding sequence ATGAGCATTACAGAACTTACTAGCCAACTTTCCAGTTTCACAGGAAGGCTATTGCGGGAACGCTTCGGGAAAGGTCCTGAATCGATACACGCCTCCATCGGGGAGCAATGTATAGCCCTGCATATCCGTAATTTTATCGGGCCTGTGGAGAGGTTTTTATTGAATAAGGAAGAAGAACAGGCGTTTCGTTATACACGGGAGCTTCTGATGAAGTCCCTGCTTCCCGAGCTTGCAGCGTATCTGAAGGAGAGCATGGCTGTTGAGGTCGGCGAGCTTTTTTATGATTGGGGCATTCATAACGCCTCGGGGATGATCGTGGCACTCATCAAGAATGACGATGTACCGATTGATGATTATGCCGGGCGCGAGGAAGTCCATATCCAGATTAACGAGGTAACCAGGAAGGTTCAGAAGGAGCCGGTCTATACGGACTCCTGGTGGCTGGGACCCCGCATTCTGATTATTAAGCGCGAAGGCATCATGATTCCTTTGGAGAAGGAATTGATTGGCCTCGGCTATGAGAATACGCTTAAGACCACCAAGCGCAAGATGGAAAAGCGGTATTTGGACGATACCACCACGATAGCCCAGATGCTCGGCAAAGAGCTGGCGGATATTTATGTGGATTGGGATTTCGACAAAGATACCAGCGTGATAGCCTATACTTTTCACTGA
- a CDS encoding LLM class flavin-dependent oxidoreductase — protein sequence MNNQGNAHTNIQGNTQADTLANTQEDAQAKEVSLPEFEFGIYTLGDIVTDCHTGQRISPAQRLQEVIAAAKLADEAGLDVFGVGEHHRLDFVISSVPVVLAAIAQVTQRIKLTSATTVLSTIDPVRVFEDFATLDLLSGGRAEIIAGRGAFLESFPLFGYELEDYKQLFSENLDLLLTLNQHEVMNWKGKFRSPLHNAEIAPRPLQQKLPLSVGIGGSAESAEKAGTLGIGMAIAILSGSPEPFQNLAGTYRRAGAAAGHQPEDLKIAITSHGYIAKTSQQALDDYYPYYYSYRNSISPRPGQEYRVSRSEFGRFTSPDNTLAVGSPQQIIEKILYQHELFGHNRFMTQLDIGGLPYPKVAAAIELLATEVAPVVRREVAKKQHGISSAQ from the coding sequence ATGAACAACCAAGGGAATGCTCATACTAATATTCAAGGGAATACGCAAGCGGATACTCTGGCAAACACACAAGAGGATGCTCAAGCAAAAGAAGTAAGCCTGCCGGAGTTTGAATTCGGCATTTATACACTGGGCGATATCGTTACCGACTGCCATACAGGGCAGCGGATCAGCCCCGCCCAGCGCCTGCAGGAAGTCATTGCAGCCGCGAAGCTGGCCGATGAAGCCGGGCTGGATGTATTCGGTGTAGGCGAGCATCACCGGCTGGATTTCGTAATCTCATCGGTGCCCGTTGTGCTGGCGGCTATTGCCCAGGTTACACAGCGGATCAAGCTCACCAGCGCTACGACCGTGCTAAGTACCATTGATCCGGTTCGTGTCTTCGAGGATTTCGCCACTCTGGACCTGCTGTCGGGCGGCCGGGCCGAGATCATTGCCGGACGCGGCGCTTTTCTGGAATCCTTCCCGCTGTTCGGCTATGAGCTGGAGGATTACAAGCAGCTGTTCAGCGAGAACCTCGACCTGCTGCTCACACTGAACCAGCATGAGGTTATGAACTGGAAGGGCAAATTCCGCTCTCCGCTGCATAACGCCGAGATTGCTCCGCGTCCGCTCCAGCAGAAGCTGCCGCTCTCGGTCGGCATCGGCGGGTCAGCCGAAAGTGCCGAGAAGGCCGGAACTCTTGGCATCGGCATGGCTATCGCGATCCTGAGCGGCAGCCCGGAGCCCTTCCAGAATCTGGCCGGCACCTACCGCCGCGCCGGGGCAGCCGCCGGCCACCAGCCGGAGGACTTGAAGATCGCCATCACCAGCCATGGCTACATTGCCAAGACCTCTCAGCAGGCACTGGATGACTATTATCCTTATTATTACAGCTACCGTAATAGCATCAGCCCGCGCCCCGGTCAGGAGTACCGGGTCTCCCGCAGTGAATTCGGCCGGTTCACCTCGCCCGACAATACCCTGGCGGTGGGCAGTCCGCAGCAGATTATCGAGAAGATTCTCTATCAACATGAGCTGTTCGGCCATAACCGATTCATGACCCAGCTCGACATCGGCGGCCTCCCTTACCCCAAGGTAGCCGCCGCCATCGAGCTCCTCGCAACCGAGGTCGCCCCGGTGGTGCGCCGCGAGGTTGCGAAGAAGCAGCACGGGATATCGTCCGCGCAATAG
- a CDS encoding TIR domain-containing protein, with protein MIRPRLFIGSSRESIRYARAIHEQLKRTAEVHPWYAAAFRPNEYTMEALERNLDISDFAVFVFSPDDVARIRGKYYYVTRDNTQFEMGLFWSRLRRGRVFCLLPDQVPARSDLIPGENVEEYHLLSDLSGLTPLEYEWQHENVTAAVDVSCGKIIDIIQAQGMYHDPAVELLQLRAELRRKESILHFFWQYNNNVTPPQAAEKYQALSEAVRNSFLPPENCRVIGAAMWRAEAEAGLKQVGGNVGRGQMYPFSAFEDGGVKPGVLDAFLAKEWTFLQRTEVAEVYILCYPLGKNHVLSVHFSGSQGLSAEDITAVVAYNRDLFRTVNHLVGGD; from the coding sequence GTGATCAGACCTAGATTATTCATTGGTTCTTCCAGAGAATCTATCCGCTATGCCAGGGCTATCCACGAACAGCTGAAGCGGACCGCCGAGGTTCATCCGTGGTATGCCGCTGCTTTCCGGCCGAATGAATACACCATGGAAGCGCTGGAGCGGAATCTGGATATCAGCGATTTTGCCGTCTTTGTGTTCTCGCCGGATGATGTAGCCCGGATTAGGGGTAAATATTATTATGTGACCCGGGACAACACGCAGTTCGAAATGGGCCTGTTCTGGTCGAGGCTGCGTCGCGGCAGGGTCTTCTGCCTGCTGCCGGATCAGGTGCCTGCCCGCAGTGATCTGATCCCGGGTGAGAATGTGGAAGAGTATCATCTGCTGTCGGATTTGTCGGGACTAACCCCGCTGGAATATGAGTGGCAGCATGAGAATGTTACAGCGGCGGTGGATGTGAGCTGCGGCAAGATCATTGACATTATTCAGGCACAGGGGATGTACCACGACCCGGCTGTAGAGCTGTTGCAGCTTCGGGCAGAGCTTAGGCGAAAAGAAAGTATCCTTCACTTCTTTTGGCAATATAATAATAATGTAACCCCGCCTCAGGCAGCCGAGAAATATCAGGCACTGAGCGAAGCCGTCCGCAATTCATTCCTGCCTCCGGAGAATTGCCGGGTGATTGGAGCCGCCATGTGGCGTGCCGAAGCGGAAGCGGGCCTGAAGCAGGTCGGCGGCAATGTGGGACGCGGGCAGATGTATCCGTTCTCCGCGTTCGAGGACGGGGGCGTGAAGCCGGGGGTGCTGGATGCTTTTTTGGCAAAAGAATGGACTTTTTTACAGCGTACGGAAGTTGCGGAGGTATATATCCTATGCTATCCTTTAGGTAAGAACCATGTGCTGTCCGTGCACTTCTCGGGAAGTCAGGGATTATCGGCAGAGGATATTACAGCAGTCGTGGCCTATAACCGGGATTTGTTCCGCACCGTCAATCATTTAGTGGGAGGGGACTAA
- a CDS encoding N-acetylmuramoyl-L-alanine amidase, whose product MRQKIHTAVLSACLLAPSILAPVLPSSTAYAATAYTAKVYASSLNVRSEPAASAAVTGTLAAGATVTVTEEQHGWLKVRAGSVSGWVAGYYLKRTSGSSSASTSSSSTISKASAKAAVKTTSASSGTAVVTASSLRIRSGPGTGYEVVGSLQSGNKVTLLLRQGEWSRVRTAGGTAGWVSSGYLSDGTVHSASTVSSNSQTPSVVRKSGSIRGKLIIVDPGHGGTDPGMLGTTYDTMEKDLTLQTSLYLRDYLTAKGARVEMTRTRGDQKPALSQRVQLGRQLGADAFVSIHYNSSPKNVSGTLTFFYSQQNDLRLARAVETRLGEGIGLRSNGLSFGDYHILRENPLPATLVELGFLSNPYDEAIVRKAAYQRKAAQAVAEGVADYFNK is encoded by the coding sequence ATGCGACAAAAAATACATACCGCAGTTCTGTCAGCCTGTCTGCTGGCTCCATCCATATTGGCACCTGTCCTGCCGTCTTCTACCGCTTATGCTGCAACTGCTTACACCGCCAAAGTGTACGCCAGCTCCCTGAATGTACGCAGTGAGCCTGCTGCAAGCGCCGCCGTCACAGGCACTCTGGCTGCCGGAGCCACCGTTACCGTCACTGAGGAGCAGCACGGCTGGCTCAAGGTCCGGGCCGGCTCTGTCTCCGGATGGGTAGCCGGTTATTATCTGAAGCGCACCAGCGGAAGCTCGTCCGCCAGCACCTCTTCCAGCTCCACCATCTCCAAGGCATCGGCCAAGGCGGCGGTTAAGACCACCTCGGCCTCCAGCGGAACGGCTGTCGTGACCGCGTCGTCCCTGCGAATCCGCAGCGGTCCGGGAACCGGTTATGAGGTGGTCGGCTCCCTGCAATCCGGCAACAAGGTTACGCTCCTGCTCCGTCAGGGAGAGTGGTCGCGGGTCCGCACCGCCGGAGGAACGGCCGGCTGGGTATCCTCCGGCTATCTGTCAGACGGAACCGTCCACAGCGCAAGTACAGTCAGCTCGAATAGCCAGACTCCGAGTGTCGTACGGAAATCCGGCAGTATCCGGGGCAAGCTGATCATTGTGGACCCCGGCCACGGCGGCACCGATCCCGGCATGCTCGGGACAACCTATGACACGATGGAGAAGGATCTGACGCTCCAGACCTCTCTCTACCTGCGGGATTATCTGACCGCCAAGGGAGCCAGAGTGGAGATGACCCGGACCCGCGGGGATCAGAAGCCTGCGCTCTCTCAGCGGGTGCAGCTCGGACGGCAGCTCGGTGCGGACGCTTTTGTCAGCATTCATTATAATTCATCGCCGAAAAATGTCTCCGGCACGCTGACCTTCTTCTATTCGCAGCAGAATGATCTGCGGCTGGCCCGGGCAGTGGAGACCCGTCTGGGTGAGGGTATTGGCCTGCGCAGCAACGGCCTCTCCTTCGGCGACTACCATATTCTGCGGGAGAATCCGCTGCCGGCCACCCTTGTAGAGCTGGGCTTCCTGTCGAACCCGTACGACGAAGCGATTGTACGCAAGGCAGCTTATCAGCGGAAGGCGGCTCAGGCTGTTGCCGAGGGAGTGGCCGATTATTTTAACAAATAG
- a CDS encoding HD-GYP domain-containing protein, with protein sequence MDNDLGRTIKNDLINAYGVTVIPAGSRLNAEHLELIRKQKIDRFDILFADEADQAPPYQKMVNSTVDLSKELFESYRISRKIPLADIRKDVLPVIQEISRNPDIFALFHSVQGKDDYTYQHNIGVAVLSTLIGRWLEMSEAELSVLSMAATLHDIGKLKIPSELLNKPGKLTDEEFTQVKKHTVYGYEILKETTGANSRIALVALQHHERNDGKGYPLGLTDEQIDPYSKIVAVADIFHAMSSKRPYHEPMPFHMIVDQMRRGSFGALDPHIVTVFLENVVKRSVGRDVVLTDGRVGEIVYLNPHDIETPLIRIGDEYIDLSKRTELNIREISI encoded by the coding sequence ATGGACAATGATCTGGGAAGAACGATTAAGAATGACCTGATTAATGCCTATGGAGTGACTGTAATTCCGGCGGGGAGCAGGCTGAATGCCGAGCATCTGGAGCTTATCCGCAAACAAAAAATCGACAGGTTCGACATTCTTTTTGCAGATGAGGCTGACCAGGCGCCCCCCTATCAGAAGATGGTTAACAGTACAGTGGACCTGTCCAAGGAATTATTCGAATCCTATAGAATCTCCCGCAAAATCCCGCTGGCGGATATCCGCAAGGATGTTCTTCCGGTCATTCAGGAGATCTCGCGCAACCCGGATATCTTCGCCTTATTCCATTCAGTGCAGGGCAAGGATGATTATACATATCAGCACAATATCGGTGTTGCAGTACTGTCTACCCTGATCGGCAGGTGGCTGGAGATGAGTGAGGCGGAGCTGTCCGTGCTCTCCATGGCTGCAACCCTGCATGACATCGGCAAGCTGAAGATTCCCTCAGAGCTGCTGAATAAGCCCGGCAAGCTGACGGACGAGGAATTCACCCAAGTGAAGAAGCACACGGTCTACGGCTACGAGATCCTCAAAGAAACCACCGGAGCCAATTCACGCATTGCCCTGGTGGCGCTTCAGCATCATGAGCGAAATGACGGCAAGGGGTATCCGCTGGGGCTGACGGACGAGCAGATCGATCCTTACAGTAAAATTGTGGCCGTGGCGGATATTTTTCATGCGATGTCCAGCAAGCGCCCGTATCATGAGCCGATGCCGTTCCATATGATTGTGGATCAGATGAGAAGAGGCAGCTTCGGCGCGCTGGACCCGCATATTGTAACCGTTTTTCTGGAGAATGTCGTGAAGCGGTCCGTGGGGCGTGATGTAGTCTTAACCGATGGCCGGGTCGGTGAGATTGTCTATCTGAACCCGCATGATATCGAGACTCCGCTAATCCGCATCGGGGATGAATATATTGATCTCAGCAAAAGAACGGAGCTTAACATCCGGGAGATCAGCATCTGA
- a CDS encoding response regulator has protein sequence MKVLIVDDEKHVREAIRYFVPWDSYNISGIYEATNGQEATRIMQEHQPAVVFTDMRMPLMDGAELLEWLHRHYPHTKTIVISGYQDFNYVKPAIVYGGTDYLLKPLNSKQLIASAEHAFKLWMEEEAERKRRQRQNMQLNALRPLYWDKMLSDLVSGQASFHELKLALCEELGMPIGAQECRIAVIPLQAADCHLLRRFRGDVALTAFVLANVCNEVMAADQSGYAFRNWQGGGELVVLLWSAVAQAEEMLNRMNAAIRQAFGVQLDIGLSPLNPLPEGLRSAFEQAGQALEERNLLQRDGRIHPFRAHGDGSRPANDYGLEERLDKLRIAVLSGDLERMERVAEEWAGHLAGLPLLTEHVLLHQETEILDVLKRWRPEEELSLERCYDVEGLFSVENWQCRLKSLLHRLSKGSPQAPDSRLVQEIREYLDQNYAQEMTLQHIAERFFISRENVSRKFKQITGENLSDYLTGLRVEKAKTLLQNTNLRLSQIAELVGYEDEKYFSRVFKKTAGITPREYRKQEEEA, from the coding sequence ATGAAGGTGCTGATTGTAGATGATGAGAAGCATGTGCGGGAGGCCATCCGATATTTTGTTCCGTGGGACAGCTATAACATCTCCGGGATCTATGAGGCGACCAACGGGCAGGAGGCGACACGGATCATGCAGGAGCATCAGCCGGCTGTCGTGTTCACGGATATGCGGATGCCGCTGATGGACGGGGCGGAGCTGCTGGAATGGCTGCACCGGCATTATCCGCACACGAAGACGATTGTCATCAGCGGGTATCAGGATTTCAATTACGTCAAGCCGGCCATCGTATACGGCGGTACGGATTATCTGCTGAAGCCGCTGAACAGCAAGCAGCTGATTGCCTCTGCGGAGCATGCCTTCAAGCTGTGGATGGAGGAAGAGGCGGAACGGAAGCGGCGCCAGCGCCAGAACATGCAGCTCAACGCGCTGCGTCCGCTCTACTGGGACAAGATGCTGTCCGATCTGGTGAGCGGACAGGCCTCGTTCCATGAGCTGAAGCTGGCCCTCTGTGAAGAGCTGGGGATGCCGATTGGGGCGCAGGAGTGCAGAATCGCCGTAATCCCGTTGCAAGCTGCAGACTGCCATCTGCTGCGGAGATTCCGCGGGGATGTGGCCTTGACGGCCTTCGTGCTGGCTAATGTCTGCAATGAAGTGATGGCCGCAGACCAGAGCGGCTATGCCTTCCGCAACTGGCAGGGCGGAGGCGAGCTTGTAGTTCTGCTGTGGAGCGCTGTAGCGCAGGCGGAGGAGATGCTTAACCGGATGAATGCAGCCATCCGCCAGGCGTTCGGCGTTCAGCTGGATATCGGGCTTAGTCCGCTGAACCCGTTGCCGGAAGGGCTGCGGTCTGCTTTTGAACAGGCAGGTCAGGCGCTTGAGGAGCGGAATCTATTGCAGCGGGACGGGCGAATCCATCCCTTCAGAGCGCACGGGGACGGAAGTAGACCTGCAAACGACTACGGCCTGGAGGAACGGCTGGATAAGCTTAGAATCGCCGTCTTGTCCGGCGATCTGGAGCGGATGGAGCGGGTGGCAGAGGAGTGGGCCGGACATCTGGCCGGGCTGCCGCTGCTCACGGAGCACGTTCTGCTGCATCAGGAGACGGAGATTCTGGACGTTCTGAAGCGCTGGCGGCCGGAGGAGGAGCTCAGCCTGGAGCGCTGTTATGACGTCGAAGGGCTGTTCTCGGTGGAGAACTGGCAGTGCCGGCTGAAATCGCTGCTGCACCGCTTATCCAAGGGCAGCCCGCAGGCCCCGGACAGCCGGCTCGTCCAGGAGATCAGGGAGTACCTGGACCAGAACTATGCGCAGGAGATGACGCTGCAGCATATTGCGGAACGCTTTTTCATCAGCAGAGAGAATGTGTCGCGCAAGTTCAAGCAGATCACCGGAGAGAATCTGTCGGATTATCTGACCGGCCTCCGGGTGGAGAAGGCGAAGACGCTGCTCCAGAATACGAATCTGCGGCTGTCGCAGATCGCGGAGCTGGTGGGCTATGAGGATGAGAAGTACTTCAGCCGTGTCTTCAAAAAAACCGCCGGCATCACGCCAAGAGAATACCGCAAGCAGGAGGAAGAAGCCTGA